In Nycticebus coucang isolate mNycCou1 chromosome 9, mNycCou1.pri, whole genome shotgun sequence, the following are encoded in one genomic region:
- the LOC128594336 gene encoding differentially expressed in FDCP 6-like, translated as MNASDTRQHQEWTAAIQTVIRLQGKTSLHKDLKQKQREQREQCWAAKEEELLRLQQLQEEKEQKLQELDAAGGVAAGPAAAAAGGEAMMQSAPRAAAGA; from the coding sequence ATGAATGCCTCGGACACTCGCCAGCACCAGGAGTGGACGGCTGCCATACAGACTGTGATCCGGCTGCAGGGGAAGACGTCACTGCACAAGGACCTGAAGCAGAAGCAGCGCGAGCAGCGGGAGCAGTGCTGGGCAGCCAAGGAGGAGGAGTTGCTGCGCTTACAGCAGCTGCAGGAGGAGAAGGAGCAGAAGCTGCAGGAGCTGGATGCCGCAGGAGGCGTAGCCGCAGGCCCAGCGGCTGCTGCAGCAGGAGGAGAAGCGATGATGCAGTCAGCACCAAGAGCTGCAGCAGGCGCTTGA